ttggCGTAGGAGTGGTTCTCTTTGTCATCTCTTGTTTTGGTTGTGTTGCATTTACAACACGGATTGGATGCTGCCTGACTTTTGTATCCTTACTGGTTTATAATACTCATTGGACTAATGTTATGGTTTTGATTTCTAAGAGATAACTCTTTCATGTGGTACTGACGTTGTAGTTTTCGTGCATCTTgacatattttcattttaattattcaaatggTTAAATATGCCTTATTTTTATGCTCTTTTTTCGTGTTCCCCTATTCTTTGTCTACTATTATTGGTTTCCTTAAGCAAACTTAGTACTCAATATTGGTAATCTTGTTGATTTTAGTTGAGCTGGGCTGTGCAGCCTTCATATTCTTTGACAAATCGTGGAAAGAAGTGAGCTTACATAACTGAATTGTTGGTATTCAGGATTATGCACCTGATTAACTAATAAGTGAAACATTTCTTTTCAGGAGATTCCAACAGACAAAACTGGTTATTTTGACATGATATATGATTTTCTGAAAGAGCACTGGACTATTGTGAAATGGGTTGCTCTTGGAATTGTTGTTTTGGAGGTAAGTATATTACGGCATCATTTGCTTAATTGAGGACAAAATACTAACACATGCATGATCTCACTCTTTCTCACTCTGCAACTGATGCATGAACAACTCTTCATCTGTAACTTATACAATAAGTGGATTAGGTTTGGGGATCTTATGTTTAAGCTTGCTTAgcaaagatattaaaaaaaaatggatagaACTCTTAATGACTAATGCTATACCATAGCAGCCCTTAAATAATGAAGCAACTGTGAAATTACAGGCTCTTATTTTCCTGTTAGCTCTTGTGGTTAGAGCAGCTAACAGACCTGTAGAATATGATAGTGATGATGAGTTCATTGCCCCAAGGCAACAAGTAAGACAGCCCTTGCTCAACAGGCCACCAGCTCCTGCAACAGGTGTGCCTGTAGCTGGAGCTCTTGATCAGCGTCCAAGTAGAAATGATGCTTGGAGTACACGTATGAGGGAAAAGGTGTGATATTTTTTCCTATATTTACTTGTTAAATGCAGAGAACATAGGTGCTTTATTTGCTTATTATGAATTGTTTTCTGTTGCCATGTACTGCCTCTTTAATATATTGTGAAAATATGGGATCTATATTCTCAGGAAGCTTCTAAGTTTTGGAATTATCTGAAATGCTTGAGTTGACCCAAAAAATGTGTTTCATCTTTTAAACCTGCGTCGCTTTTTCAAtcctttattattttgaaattgttgGGAAATTATATCTCTGGATTTCTAATCACTCTTCCACTTAACCCCTAATCTTGCAATTGCTTCATACGGTTACCATATTTACAAAGAGAACTTTGAGCCCATCATATAATCAAGTAGAATCTAGAGATTACTTCTGATGCTCCATCTCATTCTTTAGTTTTTCATGATGTTCAGATTTTGTGGTTTAATGGTTATGCACTTATCATCTTGATCAGTGTAACGTATTACAATTGTCTGTCGTTATTATATCTGGGATACCTTATATAGATCCCATTACCTTGTAGTACCATCATAGTTTTCTATCTTATAAAAACCATCATAGCACTGAGATTGGATGAgtctatatgtttatttataatttatacttagtTCGAGTCCTGATGCTTCTTTTCTGGATTATAATGCTTGTAAACCAGTATGGGCTCGATACTTCTGAGTTCACCTACAACCCATCTGAGTCACAGAGGCTCCAGCAAGTGGCCCCTCAGCAATCAGAAGAAAGGAGTCGTTGCACCATTATGTAATGCCTTCGTGGATGTTGCctaattcagtttttttgaaCAATGGCATGGGAACTTAAAAGTTTCGAGAGGATggtcttttccttttttgagTTTGTGTACAAAACACATTGTTCAGGAGTTCTAATCATTCCCCACTAGTATTTCAATTTATGCCAACTGCATTACGCCATTTTGTGTGTAAAATTGTACTAGTTGCAAATTACAATCATGAATTCCCGTGGACCTCAGTTGAGGTTCTAAGCTTTCGCATTATGAACAACTTCCGAAATAGCTGCCTATTTTTCTAATGAATTGAACATCTAGAAATTGAGTAAACCTGATTTTTCCTGAATTTAGAGTATCTTCATCTTTCAAAGTTTATCAAAGTTAGATCTTAATTACCTGAGGTTGGATCACAAATCTCATTTAATGGGGCAATGCCATTCACAGTGGCTTGAAATTAAATGCATTCCAACCAGAGCTGATTGCTTTATTATTCTTTGTTTCTTGTATGACAATGAAACTATGATAACAATTGTAATGACCAAGCacatattttaatgtttaatgtACATAAATAACAGATGATAAAGGAGGTTAGTCGGTTCgtagatatttttgtttatcttcAAAGAATACAAAAAGTATACGTAGATGAAAACTGACATCATTTGTAGAGGTGTTTTAAAACTGCACCCACATTCAATTGTTTACAGGAAGGTCAATTTTCATTTCCCTAAGTGCCCCATCACTTTCAGATTCAGTGCTAATAAGCTAGCTCAAGTTGGCATTCCTTTTTTCTCAGTTGGGTCCTAGTccaaacacaaacaaaacaaagtgATGGCAAACTAGGGCTTGAGGACTAGAGATTGGAGTCTTTAATTATGCACCCACTTAATATTTGTTCTTGTTGGTGATCACTGACTCACAGTGGGTTTTGGTAATGACAGTTACTATATTATACCaagattcaaacaaaacaaaccaatttaATTGAGGGGATTAAAActagagaaaatataaataaataaattttggtgGGTAATGACTAAACCATAGCCCACATCATCTTAAATCTTTAACATAAGTGATTGGCTTTATTTAGTGCTGTATTAGCATAAAGATGAAAACTCAGTTATAAATACTAGTATGATTATATTGTTACGAACCGCCAACTCTTCTTCATTGGTCTCAACTCAAATAATTCTCTTCAAAATACGCACACACACAACAAAATGTTCCCTTGAGTTGAGGCCTATCGATTGGTTCTGGTAATTTTGAACTAATTAAACTCAATTATACATTGATcaatccaatatatatatataaaagcttcTCTAGAAAGCATTCTTTCTGTCCTTTGGCGTGCACTCGATGTAAACTTATCAAATGAAtggaaaaatattcataatctttCTTTCCTTCACATAGAGACTAATTAAAGGAATTATTGGGCAGTAGTGTGATAAATCCTTGTTTCCCTTTCCGGAGAGAAGTTAGTGGCTATGAATGAACTGGTTAGGTGTTAAATGACTTGTGGTTGATATTGAAACTTTGCAACATGGATGTGACTAGTTGGGCAAAAAGTAGCCTTATTGAGTTGAATCAGATCTAATATGGAATATTAGGCGCCAGTCTGTACTTTGATTTCTGTCGGTATAAAAATAATGCCACTTTGTCAACTGTTCATACGCCCACCTTATTGCCGTaacatgtatttatttgtacTTGTATAccaaataatattgtattatatttgcCCACCATCAACTTGGTTCTTGGTGGACAGCAGGCGAATGCATAGTACCTAAATTGACGTCAGTCTAAGGCTTGGCACTGCATGCCTTATCGGCTTGTCCTGTTGATTGTAAGAGTTATCTTTCAACAAAATCAATCTATTCCCTTCAACTTTTGGCTGAGTGGGCACCATACAAAACACTAAATAACAACAAATATGCAGGGTTGCACTTCTGCAATCTATTACCGAAGTCCTTTGATTTGCACCCATGAAAGTTGCCTCGCCTTTACTAAGTAGATCGATATTTTTCGATTTGATGGCCACTAAAAAGAATCTGTTTTTCTACATTATTCTGACAACTGAGAGAGACTCAAATTTTAATGTGGAGGACCAAGAGTTTGATCCTCtttatatcaaatttgttaCGAATTACAGGAGATGCtttcaatgaatttttgaaacGCCGTAAAAGCAGTAACTGTAACTGTAACTTTTTAGTGTTAGCTAGGTAGGGAGACAAAAACATGGGGCAGCAATAGATGTTCCGTTCGCTCATTATTATTTGAAGTTGTGGCCGTCGCACAAATGTTAAAGTGGCCAACTTGTCGGCAACAACAAAACGAAAGTCCATCTTTTCATTCGCTCATTCATTCAGACATCCGGTGTATATGAAGAAGGCCAACCTGCCTCCACTCTTTATTCAACACTCCACTTTAACCTTCATCTTTCCTTGTTTTTcatatactaaattaaattcaacataAAGTCCCTTGCCAATTACTTCAAGACAAAGGTAATGTATTTACTTATTTCATTTATctctttatgataattttttcattttacccTATAGCTgcatatttaaaatcaatgtattttgtttgt
This sequence is a window from Mangifera indica cultivar Alphonso chromosome 5, CATAS_Mindica_2.1, whole genome shotgun sequence. Protein-coding genes within it:
- the LOC123217701 gene encoding tobamovirus multiplication protein 2A-like; translation: MACRGFFECLLKLLNFLLTLAGLAMVGYGIYLFVEYTRTEANATLFSPVSGDETLVQLSRPMLMAVSLSSSIFDKLPKAWFIYLFIGVGVVLFVISCFGCVAFTTRIGCCLTFYSILVILLILVELGCAAFIFFDKSWKEEIPTDKTGYFDMIYDFLKEHWTIVKWVALGIVVLEALIFLLALVVRAANRPVEYDSDDEFIAPRQQVRQPLLNRPPAPATGVPVAGALDQRPSRNDAWSTRMREKYGLDTSEFTYNPSESQRLQQVAPQQSEERSRCTIM